The following is a genomic window from Papilio machaon chromosome 7, ilPapMach1.1, whole genome shotgun sequence.
AAGAAATCaaagaaagagaaaaaaattaatgtgaaATTGATGTGAGATTTGATGGTAAATAGGTAAATTAACAGAAACATAGTTGAGTTGTGCCTAGTAATCACAGTTGACTCAATAGAAACCTTGACTCAGATATAGAAAGGTCCCTTTACATGTATTATGCCAAAATATTACCGCCAATCGATtgacttaattaatattccaaTAGTTGCTCGAATTCTAAatgcatattatattttttgtttaacccAGAATGTTGCAATTATTTCAAACGCTACtaatattgtttacaaaacTTTGTTTGGTACACAGTCATTTATTTACAGGGCAGCATTATCGTTGCCTGTTGTACAGTTGCcgttaagttttattttgtatggaatttaTCAGtatactagaaaaaaaaattgaccaaTTTTTAAGGAACGCATAAACGCAAAAATCTGACACGCGAGAGAAGAGCATTAagctacttttaatttaaaaaaaattgtttgattataaataatggtCGAATTTCGACTGATAGAGAAGCATGCACTTTCCCCactataaaacattgtttctaAGTAAAGTACCATCATATTACTGTTACAACATCATGCGACGGTAAGTAACGGTACGGAACGAACGTAAcacatataacattaattaggTCTCGATTACGATGCGAATTATTTGACTAGTTAAACTCGTTTTTCAGGAACTAGAACTAGGCTAGGACACTAACTGCAAATGATTTCAATAAACTGTTAGCATCATTTTGAGTTTATGTAtggatattttctttttttagtattctttgtatttttataattattttaggatATATCGTtttgaaaagtatttttactaACATAACAATTTTTGGAAATACAATTGTATAATAGTCAATGGCTGCAATAAAGGTAAATCTTTGCCTTTTTGTCGGAAACATCGCAAAATGTCATatctattttcttaatatatataacttatAATTCGATGagattaaatattagtaagaactaATTCCAGATGACTGGAATCTGTGCTTtatgacaattaaaattaaatgtttacaatataacaaaagtattaactctcaacaAATCTTTCTAGAGGACTATGAGGCAATATTTCGAATGACTTATTGTTACTCCCACTCAAATGCATTCTGCAGCTGCTTTAATGTACTGCTCATTgctttgtatatataattacaaatgaCCTTAcacaaatgtatattttatttttgacgtTTCTATTACCTATTTTGTTTATAGCTTTTTACTATgccaacaaaattatatttcagagttGTTACTCTAAGAGctaattttgttgaaaaattgtttaccTCAAGAAGATCAATGTCAAAGTGTGTATTTCAAACATTATTCTGGGCAAAAAACTACGAGTATCTATGATTTACACTAAAACAGTATCAAAGCGTTTAATTTCATCAGGCGTGAAGTCATTTGCTTATTGACCAATTTACGATAAATGTGtaaggaaaattttatttacatagctGCCAATTATTTGGAGAGCCCCCACCTTCGTGAGAGGTGGTGTTGCGGCATCAGGGCAGCATAGCGGGGACCGAGTCGCTGCACGTCGAACAGCCCGCTCATGGCTGAGCAGCCAACCTGACGGGGTTCTAGTCGCGTGTTACACAGTTCGCACAAAATGCCTTACAAATTGTTTATAGTGACTTTGGTGCTACACTACACGGCTGCCGAACACTACAAGATTAAGCGTGAGTATTCTTGGACACTATTGCAACGCGGGATTGTGAAGTTTGACCCACATTGGGACCACGATGATAAACAAACGAGACTCGGTCAAGCCGCACCGATTTCTTAACagaacttttatataatatcttatggtctttgtttatattgcttttattacattactttGCGACACATTAATTTGgaaattgcaaaataaacccaataaattatgaaaatgattGATGTTAAATGTGTGTAACAACATTAATTACGTTGACTACGTACCCCAGGGGTAGTTAGAATAAGTCATTAAAAGAATACTGAGAAGTATCAAATAAAGTGGAAATCGCAAGTGTCAAAACGGAAGAGAGTCGATTTTGACGACCCTTTAATAGGTTTCTAACACTATGCACCTTagtctattttaaaagtacGCTATTCCATCTTCTATTTGGTTAATTGTCGAggtgtgaataaaaaatacaataaagtcCAATAATTGCTTATTTTATGAACATTTTGCAATATACCTATATCACCacttacttaaatataaaatatatacaaatataaatgcgaaggttaagatggatggatgtttgtttgaaagtatctccggaacggctcaatggatcttgatgaaatttggcaaagatgaaGAACTCTAGTCTGGAACAACACACAGGCtaattgtaaagttttataaaattattaatgccgaaaggacggagtcgcaggcaaaagctatCATATATAAAACTACTGATAATATTGAACAGGAATATACATATCTGATCATTCCATTAACAACTTGTgttgtcttttatttctttgtctttGTCAAAAGGTATAGAATACGAATTACATCACAACAAAGATTTATTCTCCCCTTCCTCCCTCCTCTTGTATTCTTATTACCTGGCTGTAACATTCgattgtatattatttcagCTGATTTCGTAAAGACATGTTTCAAAAGCGACCCAGAATTCGACGACTGTTCGAAACAAGCGGTACAACAACTGTTCAACGCTTTGGGACCcggtaaataattttattttatgttttttttcttataatgcaTAGGCATGCATAGGGTGGCGCCCTCTGGGTCTCTTCTGCCTCGTTTGCACCCGTAATGTTGAGTTTTCCTAGGTTTCAGGGGATCGACTTGCGATGTGACCGAAAAGGCTTTTAGTTACTTTGAGCTCCTCTACTATCGAGACGTTTATCGTAGATACCTTAACCCTTAATAATTACTagggtaaaaataatattgcaacTCCAATTATTTCTAATTGCTTGGATATAAGTGTTCAaacatttagttattattagtaTAGTATAGACAATGTAATATGTTGATATTGAGACAGTACAGGGTAATAGGATTGCTATTTTTTACATTGGCAGTTTTAAATTGCCTACTTGAGATGTCTTTGTTTACATCGTGAAGAGTAACCTATTTAAAAGACGTCACACACTCTATATGCCTTTGATCACATAAATTGTAttcattaagaaaataaacaataaaacattccAAGTTGAACCAATAGCACTGTTACGATACCCTGCCTCCGATTATGGATATTGCGTTATTATACAGTTAGATGGTGTTGCACAGATTGCTAAGAATGATAGTGGGTTGGTAGGTTCACGAGCCACTAGGCTAGTCACATAGCCTCAATTACGAAACATGTATAGGTGCATAACTTGCGGAAAGCGAAAGCGCTGTTTCTTCATCATGTTTACACGACTCCGCAAGAGcaactttacattttataaatttttctgcGGAAAAGCACTTTAAATCCTTTGCAAAAACTCATACgtgatattgtaaatattcaaTTGTTGATTATGTGTTCCAGGTTTACCTGAAATAGGCATGGTGCCACTAGATCCTTTGAAGATTCCTAAAATAAGAATCTTGCAAGGAGATGGCCCGGTGAACGTAAATGCGGCACTAGATGACGTCATAGTATCAGGGTTCGGAGATACTGAAGTTTTGTTGAGCCAGTAAGTTTAAACCACTAGTCATTTATGCTATCCTAGTACAAAGAGCAACTGTTTGATCGACGAAGTTGAACAACTGACGATTGACGGATATCGAAGATTAGATGATCCCTCCTCCCTAATAATGCGTTCGTAACATCTCCAATTATTTTTCAGGGTGGATGGCAAAAGTTACAGCTTTTACACAAAGGTCCGAGTGCCAAAAATAAGGATAGAGGGAACGTACGACTTAAAAgggaaaatattgttaattccACTAGTCGGTAGGGGACTCTGTTGGTTTGAACCCAGTAAGTTCTGTTTAGATCATTtaagctgttttttttttaaattttggtgTAAGTGACGgtgttcaattaatttaaatttattttcagcaAATATGACTATTGATATTGTGAGTGACGTAAAGTTGTATGATAAAGAtggatttgtatttttcaatgtCACCGGAGCAcatgtaaaatatacaattggTGGATTGAAATTAAGAATGAACAATCTATTTGACGGAATTTCATCTCTTGgtaagtttaaaaagtttactgGTTTCTGACGCCATCTATGAGCCATAAAGGACAATATTTGGACTGTGTGTTCGGATTCGATATTTTTGTCTCTCACTTGCAGATGGCGGTAGTTTAGTTACGTTCTCACCCATTCGCCACTCGTTTATGTAGTCCTAGTACCTCAAATTTACAGTTTGCAACGTTTTATCTTCCCGCGGAgggattttgttaaaattaaataacattttaaaattcgcacttaaaaatatgtcgtcattgttatgaaattaCGATATGATTGATACGCAGAGGATTTTTCAGTGTTCTTTTCgattgtctttttttataaagttaatttttgttaagaaGTCTTTTAGACATTTAAATGTGTGATACATTAAAGAAAACTAACTTCGATTGCTGCACgagttgttattgttttaagtttattttttaaatcatagtttttttattttaaaacgtgtttaatatcaatatttcaGAGGACAGCACAAACTCGTACCTAAACGCTAATTGGAGACCTGTATCGGAATCTTTACGACCAATCCTGTCAAAAACAATCGAAGATATTTTATTGGGTTTCTTGCAACAACTATTTCACAATTTACCTGCGAATTTCATGATCGgagatatcaaaaataatattaagaaatctGATAAAAAAGTCTGATTGCAGTAGATTTTTTAGAATTGTATTAAAGTAGATTTAGTTGTATGTCTTCACACTATCACTTTTTTCTGtgcaatacaataaaaacaattagagCACGTTTGtgttcaaattaaacaaactaattaatttatagcaGTATTCAAAGTGATTTAATGTTTGTGCTAAGActagataaaatattgtactgATAACATAGgtgtaaatttgtaaataaagtttttaaaactatgacttttttatttttcaatagaacgaaaattaattttgttaatgttaatttttcataaaagcctttattttatgtgactttcttacaatttactaaatatgtgatataactttgtaaaaaaattgctagTCGTAAAACACCTGAAATTCAGGTAAACATTTCAAGGCCACGTAGTAAAATTAGTCATCGGTAAGCATTGCACACACGTACGAATATCCAATAACGACGTctataaatacacatttattcaccgttatacatattataaaatatatatattttaagggTAATTGAAATACTCGTGATTCATCGTCCTTGTAAGAAAATGTGACTAAAACAATACGACAATTAAAAGAGAatttttagaaatgtttaatttatacattatgtATTGGAATtggttattgtttattaatttacctgCCAAAGAGGACGACCGCCAGGCATTTTTCTACGGCAAATTCTTTGGTCACTGCACAGAGATCAAAAAATCACTATTCACTAGCGTGAGTTTGGCACGTCCACCACTAGATGGCTCTCTTTCAAATGTTGAGAAGAAAATAAGCGTTGCTGACTCAAATAACGTGTTTTATACGATGCCAGAGAGCTTTGGGTGTAAATATCGGCGCGAACGGACACGAGGCAGAAACCATCGACCAAAATAATCCCCATACGTGGCCAGTACCGATTATTGAGATATTTTTACCATCGAGAATTACTAATTCGTTGTTTACTTTTGGAGTTAGGTTCAACGCGAGtttaacttaaaacattttacgaaGCGAGTTTACGAgtattgctttaaaaataacattgctGTTGTTAGAATccgttaatatttattttaattcttcagAAATAAACTAAGAATTTCTCTAAATGTGCACTTGCCATTGGTTAGAAGCTATactgttgtaaaaaaatgtttcagctcaaattttaattaatgagatgaccttattttatttttgtcttcaCATAATTTCCATAATAATCATGTGGCATGCACATAACATAACATGTTAACATGAGACTGCTAATGAGTCACGAGTCATCTAAGTGCACAAAAACGAAGAAAAACGCAAGAGAAGAAGCGTTAAGTCAAATCGTCCAGAATTAGATTTCCAGATTTATGGCATCTATTGCGTAGTCAccaattgtttctttttatttggaCGAAAAAGAGGCAAAGACAatctagtaattaaaataagagcGGCAACGAAATAATAATCTAAGATGCTTAACAATCAATTCCCCTGCCTCTAATGAAGagcaaattacaaatatagaaTAATGAATTGTTCTTAGCTTTACATGAATTTATAGTCTAGTGTACTTTGAGGCTTTATTGTAAATCCTATTTGCTAACGTAGGTAAACAAACGATGTATCCTTCTCAaacataagtttaaaaaatagtaatacattaaaatgtttaaagatTGGTATTTAGTAAAACGTTAcgatagtttataaaaatctaagaaaataataacaaaggaATATGAAGAATGAAGGATAAAGTCACATATACTTGaccaaaaacataataaaatctaGATAAATCTAACTGAATCATATCAGAGCAAATAGAATAGAACGTTCAACAGATAATATACGTGTACCACCGACCAAAGTAACTCAATTAATTACGTAGCGTGGAGGCGGATCGATATTTTCACACGTCAATACTGTAATGACATGTGTGCCATTGTATTCATAATGCATTTGTCTTTGTGTGCATACACTGCATCTGCATCACACCACTCTTGAATTCTGTATTCCTTGTCCAACAAGTTCCTGGTAAGACTGATCGTAGGAGGAAGAATGTTTCgtttttttcatattcatCATCtgcttttctttaaaaaatgatatgataaaaatatttacaaactgAATAAATGTAAAGCAATTATTAGTATgctttttctattaaaattgtaattattttattaattcatcatttttattatatgtaatacTGTTGCATAAGACAGGATTACAaatcctttaaaaatatttcatatcattcttaaagaaatattgtgcaatgcaaaaataaatctaatcgtattgtttttatgcaaaggctaattttaaaacaaaagtacaGATTGGTCGAACCCATGAAACAGGGGATTTTTGAAATCAAAAATCGAATTAccactataaataaatatgaagacattattttgtgttgaagcagtatttaatttaacattgcaATATTATGAAGGTTAAATAAGAAGGCCGATGACCGAAAGATGAAATGACCCAGAGAAGGGTGCCCGAAGGGGATAGGGCCCCTTTGGTGGCGCTTGTGAAAGGAACGATCACCAGGGCAACATGAATGCGAGGAGATAAAGGTGCATACATGCACTTTGCACCGAATGCGGGTGACGTCACTCGAGCCAATATTGCATTGTTTGCGTTGCACTTTCGTGTTATTAGcttgtagtttatttatattctactCGATGTGTTATGCGACTGCATTTACttacagtttttatttgtatttattttatataaatttcgaTGTTAAAGTGCCAGCCACATATGATTTCTTTACCTGTTTcggtattaaaattataatacttaaattaatataataaagcggATTAAGTAATTGTTCAGATAGGGGATATTCAACATATACGGTCGTACGGTATCATTGTTGAGACCAGTAAACCtaataaaagacaaaagcAGAGATTAGATAGAAATATAAGTTATAATGTTGTACGTATACCCAATTTATTCGTTctcttttttgtgttttaacgAGAATTATTTTGATGTTCCTGTAATTTTGTCCAGTGTCCAATCAACTGGACCAAACCAAACCAGTAAGTAAACTgtgaatatgatttttttaatccagcTCAATTAATCCCTTTgaactaataattatatctaaagTCTATGTAGGACCTGTACTGTATAGTATGGTATTATCTGTGGTAGAACCATTTTTCAACTTAGATTATTTGGCCAATAAGCGTATTTTACtgattttctaaattaatttctaaaatatatcCCAGAGTCTTTTATCTTCGAGTGGTAAAATGAAATTgtgatataacaaaaaaataaaaaaccgtATGTACAGTTTACACCACggtttaactatttttttgttcaactataaaaaaataagaatactGCCTTGAGTTCATTGATTTATACgtggaaaataattttcctttgTCTATCTTTCCAGAACGTTCCGTTGGCTAGATATCAAAAATAGGTCGTACGTACTTGATGAGCGGTTCAAGGTATCGGGGGTACAAAAATAGCTTCATGAGTGCGAAGCTCGGAATAGTTTTGCCGTTAGCTGTCGTCTGAAATGATCTCATTCGTCCGTCGACACAGCCTACATCTCacaaaatgttgtaaatttagttcgttaaaatttaaggatattagaaatagaaataatttaaatgacacTACCGAAATCGAACttctaaaaaaatcaaacaaaatgtcCATCAGTGCACGTCCATcattaaaaacacaatttgaATGCATTTAACAGGGAAGTTCCACTCATTGTACGGCACTGTACGTTTATAATAAGATCTATTTTTGTCTCTGATTTTTTTAAGCGAATAAGTGggatatatgaaattatttatgtgtacttattagttacataattgaaataaaattattcataaatttaattatccgAGTTACCCTACGTAGTGTATATCTAAATGGAGTTGTTG
Proteins encoded in this region:
- the LOC106715002 gene encoding circadian clock-controlled protein daywake, producing the protein MPYKLFIVTLVLHYTAAEHYKIKPDFVKTCFKSDPEFDDCSKQAVQQLFNALGPGLPEIGMVPLDPLKIPKIRILQGDGPVNVNAALDDVIVSGFGDTEVLLSQVDGKSYSFYTKVRVPKIRIEGTYDLKGKILLIPLVGRGLCWFEPTNMTIDIVSDVKLYDKDGFVFFNVTGAHVKYTIGGLKLRMNNLFDGISSLEDSTNSYLNANWRPVSESLRPILSKTIEDILLGFLQQLFHNLPANFMIGDIKNNIKKSDKKV